A section of the Scleropages formosus chromosome 12, fSclFor1.1, whole genome shotgun sequence genome encodes:
- the stk11ip gene encoding serine/threonine-protein kinase 11-interacting protein isoform X1 produces the protein MAAPPAGQMPLVQSLATLLRDCGDSVLNGTSTLTLRVGCLQHLTRLFEQYLLARTHQHGFLALPSHPADTASLLQVQFLFDMLQKTVSLKLISPPGSRIQSMVKIFPFKSLKCLELKCIPPHCLEGLRAVYSQLEVFICSKSLNTLEEILSLRGGDLSSALPWLELHTLNFSYNSIICLDESLGLLNILKSLDLSHNKIQDCSEFLLPLAELEHLNLGYNFLQRAPLLGLSARNKLLTLVLRNNELETINGVEQLCNLQHLDLSYNLLVEHSQLAPLSLLHCLRTLHLEGNPLFFQRSHRISTVGHLSPRAAHVRLQLDGRPLTSSELVVSAPLPTNLPHLCSPHISPVGCLSLQHLPKAVQLIGQVGRTTPPVAMVPERGTQEVSSGAGEMSDSLSVSEPGVSRQRRKKSRNRVRVRRASISEPSDTDYEPRSSSALQDIVLHHQKDIERMDEFRDQLGEDWLRYQHHLEGVPFAAPDTKMPLGPVDSSSDPSQQGMRPQEECPPALMLSSEPTEAAEELETESTLQWPGRSLDNMESALETSLSLPRGLELIPACEEEEEEEAEFGVDVCLPLLVGLLPEDSDGHLRSTGPLFLRIKSGHALEVDVHTGSVLTRLELDSLREVSISEAMWTDKGEERRLPVLELHFSYISRPRRRRRYVMLDDDPQGALQALASVLSQIAEGNGQQAAAEKDQPGSAPLQCLRCRQVFQQGWSQEAEPDPTAADGTLLCPQCGSDHVVQLAAQTAPATSTPVLGHSEANATAGKFFGKAPPAGDHQVPQAVEKEQQNPNLEEADLTDTFLTARSGTFYIGSASYESDGLPGFQSSAHADSTAPLPAEGKDDLDTSWKYCYSAPQLQFCPSPPPEGSSISIAQFDLSSEDFDVVDHRLKLFLDVEVFEDDSEELRCFFKVSVVKLGDPEEFPTLLVVSDQHFYFLEIGTDTQGQPCDWLQKRERYGVAQLRYLEVGLGSQSIHMEFEEEGASFTLLVRDSSRCKRFFSFLAGIARELAPTSESKLQSISTTRLGPQHHLWPLVSDAVNPDVQLQFFYLLAFIKQDDGLSPVTVLATEECLYLLNEDHQWCKNPAGASGTTMSPGDKVTVRENQPISCVSSVRRFSSNPHRVDITLYDEVLKEEKVWALKTDSEDLTQALVDWVRTHWEAMFGVKLTTSVQESVS, from the exons ATGGCGGCCCCCCCTGCCGGCCAGATGCCCCTCGTGCAGAGCTTGGCGACGCTACTCAGGGATTGTG GCGACTCTGTCCTGAACGGCACCAGCACTCTGACTCTGAGAGTGGGCTGCCTGCAGCACCTGACCCGGCTTTTCGAGCAGTACCTCCTGGCCCGGACCCACCAGCATGGCTTCTTGGCGCTACCCTCGCACCCGGCCGACACAGCCTCGCTGCTGCAGGTGCAGTTCCTCTTCGACATGCTGCAGAAGACGGTCTCCCTCAAG CTCATCAGTCCCCCGGGTTCGAGGATACAGTCAATGGTGAAGATCTTTCCCTTCAAATCTCTCAAGTGCTTGGAG TTGAAGTGCATTCCCCCCCACTGTCTGGAGGGCTTGCGGGCTGTTTACTCCCAGCTGGAGGTGTTCATCTGCTCGAAGAGCTTGAATACCTTGGAG gagatCCTGTCGCTGCGTGGAGGAGACCTTAGTTCTGCCCTTCCCTGGCTTGAGCTCCACACGCTGAACTTCAGCTACAACTCCATCATCTGCCTCGACGAGTCCCTG GGTTTACTGAACATCCTCAAGTCTCTGGATTTGAGCCACAACAAGATTCAGGACTGCAGTGAGTTTCTGCTG CCCCTTGCTGAGTTGGAGCACTTGAACCTGGGCTACAACTTCCTGCAGAGGGCGCCTTTGCTGGGCCTAAGTGCTCGCAACAAGCTGCTCACGCTGGTGCTGAGGAACAACGAGCTGGAGACCATTAACG GTGTGGAGCAGCTCTGCAATCTGCAGCACCTTGACCTGTCCTACAACCTGCTAGTAGAACACTCGCAGCTTGCGCCCCTGTCCCTGCTGCACTGCCTGCGCACG CTCCACCTGGAGGGAAACCCGCTCTTCTTCCAACGGAGTCACCGCATCAGCACCGTGGGACACCTCTCCCCCAGGGCAGCCCATGTCCGG CTCCAGCTGGATGGCCGTCCCCTGACCTCCTCCGAGCTGGTGGTAAGTGCTCCCCTGCCCACCAACTTACCTCATCTCTGCTCCCCTCACATCTCTCCTGTGGGATGTCTGTCTCTCCAGCATCTCCCCAAGGCAGTGCAGCTCATTGGACAAGTGGGGCGGACCACACCTCCGGTTGCCATGGTGCCAGAGCGCGGGACTCAGGAAGTGTCGAGTGGGGCAGGGGAAATGAGTGATAGCCTCTCTGTGAGTGAGCCAGGGGTGTCGCGGCAGCGGAGGAAGAAATCCAGG AACCGTGTGAGAGTACGGCGGGCGAGCATCTCGGAACCCAGCGACACGGACTATGAGCCCAGAAGCTCCTCGGCATTGCAAG ACATTGTCCTGCATCACCAGAAGGACATCGAGAGAATGGATGAGTTCCGTGACCAGCTGGGTGAGGACTGGCTACGCTACCAGCACCACCTGGAGGGGGTGCCCTTTGCAGCACCGGATACAAAGATGCCTCTTGGTCCGGTGGATTCCTCCAGTGATCCAAGTCAGCAAGGCATGAGGCCCCAGGAGGAGTGTCCTCCAGCACTGATGCTGTCCTCAGAgcccacagaggctgctgaggAGCTGGAGACGGAGTCAACCTTGCAGTGGCCCGGCCGCAGCCTGGACAACATGGAGTCCGCTCTGGAGACAAGCCTGTCCCTGCCCCGGGGTCTCGAGCTCATTCCTGcctgtgaggaggaggaggaggaggaggcagaatTCGGAG TGGACGTGTGCCTCCCCCTGCTGGTCGGGCTTCTTCCCGAGGACAGTGATGGTCACTTGAGGTCCACAGGACCACTGTTCCTGCGCATCAAGTCAGGTCATGCTCTTGAGGTGGATGTGCACACTGGTTCCGTGCTGACTCGGCTAGAGCTGGACAGCCTGCGAGAAGTCTCCATCTCCGAGGCCATGTGGACAGACAAG GGGGAGGAGCGACGTCTCCCTGTGCTGGAGCTGCACTTCAGCTACATCAGCCGACCACGGCGGCGACGACGCTACGTTATGCTGGATGACGACCCCCAGGGGGCGCTGCAG GCACTGGCCAGCGTTTTGTCGCAGATTGCCGAGGGCAacgggcagcaggcagcagcagagaaGGACCAGCCCGGCAGTGCCCCTCTGCAGTGCCTCAGGTGCCGCCAGGTGTTCCAGCAGGGGTGGAGCCAAGAGGCGGAGCCTGATCCCACAGCAG CTGATGGAACCCTCCTGTGCCCCCAGTGTGGCAGTGACCACGTGGTGCAGCTGGCTGCACAAACGGCTCCGGCCACCAGCACGCCGGTCCTGGGTCATTCTGAGGCAAACGCAACAGCTGGAAAGTTCTTTGGCAAGGCGCCCCCCGCAGGTGATCACCAG GTCCCTCAAGCTGTGGAGAAAGAGCAGCAGAACCCCAACTTGGAGGAAGCGGACTTGACTGACACCTTTCTGACAGCCAGGAGCGGCACCTTCTACATCGGCAGCGCCAGCTATGAATCGGATGGCCTGCCTGGGTTCCAGAGCTCCGCCCACGCAGACTCGACTGCTCCACTCCCTGCCGAGGGCAAGGACGACCTTGACACCAGCTGGAAATATTGCTACAGTGCCCCCCAGCTGCAGTTctgcccctcccctcctcccgaAGGGTCCAGTATAAGTATAGCACAGTTTGACCTGTCCTCGGAGGACTTTGACGTGGTGGACCATCGCCTGAAGCTCTTCCTGGACGTCGAAGTGTTTGAGGATGACTCTGAGGAGCTGCGCTGCTTCTTCAAG GTGTCTGTGGTAAAGCTGGGTGATCCCGAGGAGTTTCCGACGCTCCTGGTGGTCTCCGATCAGCACTTCTACTTCCTGGAGAtcggcacagacacaca GGGCCAGCCGTGCGATTGGCTGCAGAAGAGGGAGCGGTATGGTGTGGCACAGCTGCGctacctggaggtgggattgggcTCCCAGAGCATTCATATGGAGTTCGAGGAGGAGGGTGCGAGCTTCACCCTGCTGGTGCGTGACAGCAGCCGCTGCAAGCGGTTCTTCAGCTTCCTCGCAG GAATTGCACGCGAACTGGCGCCCACGTCGGAGAGCAAGCTGCAGTCCATCTCCACGACCCGGCTTGGCCCCCAGCACCATCTGTG GCCTCTGGTGAGTGATGCTGTGAACCCAGATGTGCAGCTCCAGTTCTTCTACCTGCTGGCGTTCATCAAGCAAG ACGACGGGTTGAGCCCGGTGACAGTGCTGGCCACTGAGGAGTGTCTGTACCTGCTGAACGAAGACCATCAATGGTGCAAGAACCCAGCCGGTGCCAGCGGGACCACTATGTCCCCCGGGGACAAGGTCACAGTTCGGGAGAATCAGCCAATCAGCTGTGTCAGCTCTGTTCGTCGGTTTTCCTCAAACCCTCACCGGGTGGACATTACACTTTACGATGAG GTTCTGAAGGAGGAAAAGGTGTGGGCTCTGAAAACGGACAGCGAGGACTTGACCCAGGCCCTCGTGGATTGGGTCAGGACCCACTGGGAGGCCATGTTCGGGGTCAAGCTGACGACCAGTGTCCAGGAGTCGGTGTCCTGA
- the stk11ip gene encoding serine/threonine-protein kinase 11-interacting protein isoform X3, producing the protein MAAPPAGQMPLVQSLATLLRDCGDSVLNGTSTLTLRVGCLQHLTRLFEQYLLARTHQHGFLALPSHPADTASLLQVQFLFDMLQKTVSLKLISPPGSRIQSMVKIFPFKSLKCLELKCIPPHCLEGLRAVYSQLEVFICSKSLNTLEEILSLRGGDLSSALPWLELHTLNFSYNSIICLDESLGLLNILKSLDLSHNKIQDCSEFLLPLAELEHLNLGYNFLQRAPLLGLSARNKLLTLVLRNNELETINGVEQLCNLQHLDLSYNLLVEHSQLAPLSLLHCLRTLHLEGNPLFFQRSHRISTVGHLSPRAAHVRLQLDGRPLTSSELVHLPKAVQLIGQVGRTTPPVAMVPERGTQEVSSGAGEMSDSLSVSEPGVSRQRRKKSRNRVRVRRASISEPSDTDYEPRSSSALQDIVLHHQKDIERMDEFRDQLGEDWLRYQHHLEGVPFAAPDTKMPLGPVDSSSDPSQQGMRPQEECPPALMLSSEPTEAAEELETESTLQWPGRSLDNMESALETSLSLPRGLELIPACEEEEEEEAEFGVDVCLPLLVGLLPEDSDGHLRSTGPLFLRIKSGHALEVDVHTGSVLTRLELDSLREVSISEAMWTDKGEERRLPVLELHFSYISRPRRRRRYVMLDDDPQGALQALASVLSQIAEGNGQQAAAEKDQPGSAPLQCLRCRQVFQQGWSQEAEPDPTAADGTLLCPQCGSDHVVQLAAQTAPATSTPVLGHSEANATAGKFFGKAPPAGDHQVPQAVEKEQQNPNLEEADLTDTFLTARSGTFYIGSASYESDGLPGFQSSAHADSTAPLPAEGKDDLDTSWKYCYSAPQLQFCPSPPPEGSSISIAQFDLSSEDFDVVDHRLKLFLDVEVFEDDSEELRCFFKVSVVKLGDPEEFPTLLVVSDQHFYFLEIGTDTQGQPCDWLQKRERYGVAQLRYLEVGLGSQSIHMEFEEEGASFTLLVRDSSRCKRFFSFLAGIARELAPTSESKLQSISTTRLGPQHHLWPLVSDAVNPDVQLQFFYLLAFIKQDDGLSPVTVLATEECLYLLNEDHQWCKNPAGASGTTMSPGDKVTVRENQPISCVSSVRRFSSNPHRVDITLYDEVLKEEKVWALKTDSEDLTQALVDWVRTHWEAMFGVKLTTSVQESVS; encoded by the exons ATGGCGGCCCCCCCTGCCGGCCAGATGCCCCTCGTGCAGAGCTTGGCGACGCTACTCAGGGATTGTG GCGACTCTGTCCTGAACGGCACCAGCACTCTGACTCTGAGAGTGGGCTGCCTGCAGCACCTGACCCGGCTTTTCGAGCAGTACCTCCTGGCCCGGACCCACCAGCATGGCTTCTTGGCGCTACCCTCGCACCCGGCCGACACAGCCTCGCTGCTGCAGGTGCAGTTCCTCTTCGACATGCTGCAGAAGACGGTCTCCCTCAAG CTCATCAGTCCCCCGGGTTCGAGGATACAGTCAATGGTGAAGATCTTTCCCTTCAAATCTCTCAAGTGCTTGGAG TTGAAGTGCATTCCCCCCCACTGTCTGGAGGGCTTGCGGGCTGTTTACTCCCAGCTGGAGGTGTTCATCTGCTCGAAGAGCTTGAATACCTTGGAG gagatCCTGTCGCTGCGTGGAGGAGACCTTAGTTCTGCCCTTCCCTGGCTTGAGCTCCACACGCTGAACTTCAGCTACAACTCCATCATCTGCCTCGACGAGTCCCTG GGTTTACTGAACATCCTCAAGTCTCTGGATTTGAGCCACAACAAGATTCAGGACTGCAGTGAGTTTCTGCTG CCCCTTGCTGAGTTGGAGCACTTGAACCTGGGCTACAACTTCCTGCAGAGGGCGCCTTTGCTGGGCCTAAGTGCTCGCAACAAGCTGCTCACGCTGGTGCTGAGGAACAACGAGCTGGAGACCATTAACG GTGTGGAGCAGCTCTGCAATCTGCAGCACCTTGACCTGTCCTACAACCTGCTAGTAGAACACTCGCAGCTTGCGCCCCTGTCCCTGCTGCACTGCCTGCGCACG CTCCACCTGGAGGGAAACCCGCTCTTCTTCCAACGGAGTCACCGCATCAGCACCGTGGGACACCTCTCCCCCAGGGCAGCCCATGTCCGG CTCCAGCTGGATGGCCGTCCCCTGACCTCCTCCGAGCTGGTG CATCTCCCCAAGGCAGTGCAGCTCATTGGACAAGTGGGGCGGACCACACCTCCGGTTGCCATGGTGCCAGAGCGCGGGACTCAGGAAGTGTCGAGTGGGGCAGGGGAAATGAGTGATAGCCTCTCTGTGAGTGAGCCAGGGGTGTCGCGGCAGCGGAGGAAGAAATCCAGG AACCGTGTGAGAGTACGGCGGGCGAGCATCTCGGAACCCAGCGACACGGACTATGAGCCCAGAAGCTCCTCGGCATTGCAAG ACATTGTCCTGCATCACCAGAAGGACATCGAGAGAATGGATGAGTTCCGTGACCAGCTGGGTGAGGACTGGCTACGCTACCAGCACCACCTGGAGGGGGTGCCCTTTGCAGCACCGGATACAAAGATGCCTCTTGGTCCGGTGGATTCCTCCAGTGATCCAAGTCAGCAAGGCATGAGGCCCCAGGAGGAGTGTCCTCCAGCACTGATGCTGTCCTCAGAgcccacagaggctgctgaggAGCTGGAGACGGAGTCAACCTTGCAGTGGCCCGGCCGCAGCCTGGACAACATGGAGTCCGCTCTGGAGACAAGCCTGTCCCTGCCCCGGGGTCTCGAGCTCATTCCTGcctgtgaggaggaggaggaggaggaggcagaatTCGGAG TGGACGTGTGCCTCCCCCTGCTGGTCGGGCTTCTTCCCGAGGACAGTGATGGTCACTTGAGGTCCACAGGACCACTGTTCCTGCGCATCAAGTCAGGTCATGCTCTTGAGGTGGATGTGCACACTGGTTCCGTGCTGACTCGGCTAGAGCTGGACAGCCTGCGAGAAGTCTCCATCTCCGAGGCCATGTGGACAGACAAG GGGGAGGAGCGACGTCTCCCTGTGCTGGAGCTGCACTTCAGCTACATCAGCCGACCACGGCGGCGACGACGCTACGTTATGCTGGATGACGACCCCCAGGGGGCGCTGCAG GCACTGGCCAGCGTTTTGTCGCAGATTGCCGAGGGCAacgggcagcaggcagcagcagagaaGGACCAGCCCGGCAGTGCCCCTCTGCAGTGCCTCAGGTGCCGCCAGGTGTTCCAGCAGGGGTGGAGCCAAGAGGCGGAGCCTGATCCCACAGCAG CTGATGGAACCCTCCTGTGCCCCCAGTGTGGCAGTGACCACGTGGTGCAGCTGGCTGCACAAACGGCTCCGGCCACCAGCACGCCGGTCCTGGGTCATTCTGAGGCAAACGCAACAGCTGGAAAGTTCTTTGGCAAGGCGCCCCCCGCAGGTGATCACCAG GTCCCTCAAGCTGTGGAGAAAGAGCAGCAGAACCCCAACTTGGAGGAAGCGGACTTGACTGACACCTTTCTGACAGCCAGGAGCGGCACCTTCTACATCGGCAGCGCCAGCTATGAATCGGATGGCCTGCCTGGGTTCCAGAGCTCCGCCCACGCAGACTCGACTGCTCCACTCCCTGCCGAGGGCAAGGACGACCTTGACACCAGCTGGAAATATTGCTACAGTGCCCCCCAGCTGCAGTTctgcccctcccctcctcccgaAGGGTCCAGTATAAGTATAGCACAGTTTGACCTGTCCTCGGAGGACTTTGACGTGGTGGACCATCGCCTGAAGCTCTTCCTGGACGTCGAAGTGTTTGAGGATGACTCTGAGGAGCTGCGCTGCTTCTTCAAG GTGTCTGTGGTAAAGCTGGGTGATCCCGAGGAGTTTCCGACGCTCCTGGTGGTCTCCGATCAGCACTTCTACTTCCTGGAGAtcggcacagacacaca GGGCCAGCCGTGCGATTGGCTGCAGAAGAGGGAGCGGTATGGTGTGGCACAGCTGCGctacctggaggtgggattgggcTCCCAGAGCATTCATATGGAGTTCGAGGAGGAGGGTGCGAGCTTCACCCTGCTGGTGCGTGACAGCAGCCGCTGCAAGCGGTTCTTCAGCTTCCTCGCAG GAATTGCACGCGAACTGGCGCCCACGTCGGAGAGCAAGCTGCAGTCCATCTCCACGACCCGGCTTGGCCCCCAGCACCATCTGTG GCCTCTGGTGAGTGATGCTGTGAACCCAGATGTGCAGCTCCAGTTCTTCTACCTGCTGGCGTTCATCAAGCAAG ACGACGGGTTGAGCCCGGTGACAGTGCTGGCCACTGAGGAGTGTCTGTACCTGCTGAACGAAGACCATCAATGGTGCAAGAACCCAGCCGGTGCCAGCGGGACCACTATGTCCCCCGGGGACAAGGTCACAGTTCGGGAGAATCAGCCAATCAGCTGTGTCAGCTCTGTTCGTCGGTTTTCCTCAAACCCTCACCGGGTGGACATTACACTTTACGATGAG GTTCTGAAGGAGGAAAAGGTGTGGGCTCTGAAAACGGACAGCGAGGACTTGACCCAGGCCCTCGTGGATTGGGTCAGGACCCACTGGGAGGCCATGTTCGGGGTCAAGCTGACGACCAGTGTCCAGGAGTCGGTGTCCTGA
- the stk11ip gene encoding serine/threonine-protein kinase 11-interacting protein isoform X2, giving the protein MAAPPAGQMPLVQSLATLLRDCGDSVLNGTSTLTLRVGCLQHLTRLFEQYLLARTHQHGFLALPSHPADTASLLQVQFLFDMLQKTVSLKLISPPGSRIQSMLKCIPPHCLEGLRAVYSQLEVFICSKSLNTLEEILSLRGGDLSSALPWLELHTLNFSYNSIICLDESLGLLNILKSLDLSHNKIQDCSEFLLPLAELEHLNLGYNFLQRAPLLGLSARNKLLTLVLRNNELETINGVEQLCNLQHLDLSYNLLVEHSQLAPLSLLHCLRTLHLEGNPLFFQRSHRISTVGHLSPRAAHVRLQLDGRPLTSSELVVSAPLPTNLPHLCSPHISPVGCLSLQHLPKAVQLIGQVGRTTPPVAMVPERGTQEVSSGAGEMSDSLSVSEPGVSRQRRKKSRNRVRVRRASISEPSDTDYEPRSSSALQDIVLHHQKDIERMDEFRDQLGEDWLRYQHHLEGVPFAAPDTKMPLGPVDSSSDPSQQGMRPQEECPPALMLSSEPTEAAEELETESTLQWPGRSLDNMESALETSLSLPRGLELIPACEEEEEEEAEFGVDVCLPLLVGLLPEDSDGHLRSTGPLFLRIKSGHALEVDVHTGSVLTRLELDSLREVSISEAMWTDKGEERRLPVLELHFSYISRPRRRRRYVMLDDDPQGALQALASVLSQIAEGNGQQAAAEKDQPGSAPLQCLRCRQVFQQGWSQEAEPDPTAADGTLLCPQCGSDHVVQLAAQTAPATSTPVLGHSEANATAGKFFGKAPPAGDHQVPQAVEKEQQNPNLEEADLTDTFLTARSGTFYIGSASYESDGLPGFQSSAHADSTAPLPAEGKDDLDTSWKYCYSAPQLQFCPSPPPEGSSISIAQFDLSSEDFDVVDHRLKLFLDVEVFEDDSEELRCFFKVSVVKLGDPEEFPTLLVVSDQHFYFLEIGTDTQGQPCDWLQKRERYGVAQLRYLEVGLGSQSIHMEFEEEGASFTLLVRDSSRCKRFFSFLAGIARELAPTSESKLQSISTTRLGPQHHLWPLVSDAVNPDVQLQFFYLLAFIKQDDGLSPVTVLATEECLYLLNEDHQWCKNPAGASGTTMSPGDKVTVRENQPISCVSSVRRFSSNPHRVDITLYDEVLKEEKVWALKTDSEDLTQALVDWVRTHWEAMFGVKLTTSVQESVS; this is encoded by the exons ATGGCGGCCCCCCCTGCCGGCCAGATGCCCCTCGTGCAGAGCTTGGCGACGCTACTCAGGGATTGTG GCGACTCTGTCCTGAACGGCACCAGCACTCTGACTCTGAGAGTGGGCTGCCTGCAGCACCTGACCCGGCTTTTCGAGCAGTACCTCCTGGCCCGGACCCACCAGCATGGCTTCTTGGCGCTACCCTCGCACCCGGCCGACACAGCCTCGCTGCTGCAGGTGCAGTTCCTCTTCGACATGCTGCAGAAGACGGTCTCCCTCAAG CTCATCAGTCCCCCGGGTTCGAGGATACAGTCAATG TTGAAGTGCATTCCCCCCCACTGTCTGGAGGGCTTGCGGGCTGTTTACTCCCAGCTGGAGGTGTTCATCTGCTCGAAGAGCTTGAATACCTTGGAG gagatCCTGTCGCTGCGTGGAGGAGACCTTAGTTCTGCCCTTCCCTGGCTTGAGCTCCACACGCTGAACTTCAGCTACAACTCCATCATCTGCCTCGACGAGTCCCTG GGTTTACTGAACATCCTCAAGTCTCTGGATTTGAGCCACAACAAGATTCAGGACTGCAGTGAGTTTCTGCTG CCCCTTGCTGAGTTGGAGCACTTGAACCTGGGCTACAACTTCCTGCAGAGGGCGCCTTTGCTGGGCCTAAGTGCTCGCAACAAGCTGCTCACGCTGGTGCTGAGGAACAACGAGCTGGAGACCATTAACG GTGTGGAGCAGCTCTGCAATCTGCAGCACCTTGACCTGTCCTACAACCTGCTAGTAGAACACTCGCAGCTTGCGCCCCTGTCCCTGCTGCACTGCCTGCGCACG CTCCACCTGGAGGGAAACCCGCTCTTCTTCCAACGGAGTCACCGCATCAGCACCGTGGGACACCTCTCCCCCAGGGCAGCCCATGTCCGG CTCCAGCTGGATGGCCGTCCCCTGACCTCCTCCGAGCTGGTGGTAAGTGCTCCCCTGCCCACCAACTTACCTCATCTCTGCTCCCCTCACATCTCTCCTGTGGGATGTCTGTCTCTCCAGCATCTCCCCAAGGCAGTGCAGCTCATTGGACAAGTGGGGCGGACCACACCTCCGGTTGCCATGGTGCCAGAGCGCGGGACTCAGGAAGTGTCGAGTGGGGCAGGGGAAATGAGTGATAGCCTCTCTGTGAGTGAGCCAGGGGTGTCGCGGCAGCGGAGGAAGAAATCCAGG AACCGTGTGAGAGTACGGCGGGCGAGCATCTCGGAACCCAGCGACACGGACTATGAGCCCAGAAGCTCCTCGGCATTGCAAG ACATTGTCCTGCATCACCAGAAGGACATCGAGAGAATGGATGAGTTCCGTGACCAGCTGGGTGAGGACTGGCTACGCTACCAGCACCACCTGGAGGGGGTGCCCTTTGCAGCACCGGATACAAAGATGCCTCTTGGTCCGGTGGATTCCTCCAGTGATCCAAGTCAGCAAGGCATGAGGCCCCAGGAGGAGTGTCCTCCAGCACTGATGCTGTCCTCAGAgcccacagaggctgctgaggAGCTGGAGACGGAGTCAACCTTGCAGTGGCCCGGCCGCAGCCTGGACAACATGGAGTCCGCTCTGGAGACAAGCCTGTCCCTGCCCCGGGGTCTCGAGCTCATTCCTGcctgtgaggaggaggaggaggaggaggcagaatTCGGAG TGGACGTGTGCCTCCCCCTGCTGGTCGGGCTTCTTCCCGAGGACAGTGATGGTCACTTGAGGTCCACAGGACCACTGTTCCTGCGCATCAAGTCAGGTCATGCTCTTGAGGTGGATGTGCACACTGGTTCCGTGCTGACTCGGCTAGAGCTGGACAGCCTGCGAGAAGTCTCCATCTCCGAGGCCATGTGGACAGACAAG GGGGAGGAGCGACGTCTCCCTGTGCTGGAGCTGCACTTCAGCTACATCAGCCGACCACGGCGGCGACGACGCTACGTTATGCTGGATGACGACCCCCAGGGGGCGCTGCAG GCACTGGCCAGCGTTTTGTCGCAGATTGCCGAGGGCAacgggcagcaggcagcagcagagaaGGACCAGCCCGGCAGTGCCCCTCTGCAGTGCCTCAGGTGCCGCCAGGTGTTCCAGCAGGGGTGGAGCCAAGAGGCGGAGCCTGATCCCACAGCAG CTGATGGAACCCTCCTGTGCCCCCAGTGTGGCAGTGACCACGTGGTGCAGCTGGCTGCACAAACGGCTCCGGCCACCAGCACGCCGGTCCTGGGTCATTCTGAGGCAAACGCAACAGCTGGAAAGTTCTTTGGCAAGGCGCCCCCCGCAGGTGATCACCAG GTCCCTCAAGCTGTGGAGAAAGAGCAGCAGAACCCCAACTTGGAGGAAGCGGACTTGACTGACACCTTTCTGACAGCCAGGAGCGGCACCTTCTACATCGGCAGCGCCAGCTATGAATCGGATGGCCTGCCTGGGTTCCAGAGCTCCGCCCACGCAGACTCGACTGCTCCACTCCCTGCCGAGGGCAAGGACGACCTTGACACCAGCTGGAAATATTGCTACAGTGCCCCCCAGCTGCAGTTctgcccctcccctcctcccgaAGGGTCCAGTATAAGTATAGCACAGTTTGACCTGTCCTCGGAGGACTTTGACGTGGTGGACCATCGCCTGAAGCTCTTCCTGGACGTCGAAGTGTTTGAGGATGACTCTGAGGAGCTGCGCTGCTTCTTCAAG GTGTCTGTGGTAAAGCTGGGTGATCCCGAGGAGTTTCCGACGCTCCTGGTGGTCTCCGATCAGCACTTCTACTTCCTGGAGAtcggcacagacacaca GGGCCAGCCGTGCGATTGGCTGCAGAAGAGGGAGCGGTATGGTGTGGCACAGCTGCGctacctggaggtgggattgggcTCCCAGAGCATTCATATGGAGTTCGAGGAGGAGGGTGCGAGCTTCACCCTGCTGGTGCGTGACAGCAGCCGCTGCAAGCGGTTCTTCAGCTTCCTCGCAG GAATTGCACGCGAACTGGCGCCCACGTCGGAGAGCAAGCTGCAGTCCATCTCCACGACCCGGCTTGGCCCCCAGCACCATCTGTG GCCTCTGGTGAGTGATGCTGTGAACCCAGATGTGCAGCTCCAGTTCTTCTACCTGCTGGCGTTCATCAAGCAAG ACGACGGGTTGAGCCCGGTGACAGTGCTGGCCACTGAGGAGTGTCTGTACCTGCTGAACGAAGACCATCAATGGTGCAAGAACCCAGCCGGTGCCAGCGGGACCACTATGTCCCCCGGGGACAAGGTCACAGTTCGGGAGAATCAGCCAATCAGCTGTGTCAGCTCTGTTCGTCGGTTTTCCTCAAACCCTCACCGGGTGGACATTACACTTTACGATGAG GTTCTGAAGGAGGAAAAGGTGTGGGCTCTGAAAACGGACAGCGAGGACTTGACCCAGGCCCTCGTGGATTGGGTCAGGACCCACTGGGAGGCCATGTTCGGGGTCAAGCTGACGACCAGTGTCCAGGAGTCGGTGTCCTGA